The Raphanus sativus cultivar WK10039 chromosome 6, ASM80110v3, whole genome shotgun sequence sequence TAGGTCATATAGTTGGAGTTGAGCCATTTTTGTGTCataaataatgtaaataaatGATTAGACATAAATGCtgcattttgattggtttaataTATTGGGcgaatttaataaaaatatactaaaaataagtAATGGCATGTCATTGTAAATATCTAAGAAAACTAAGGGCAGAATCCTAttagggattctgctttaatagtatagattaaagTATTCATTACTTTGATCATTCTTTATGTTAATTTCTACATTTTTGCAGTGAAAGTAACTAATTACACTCAAAAAGGCTCATAAGTCATTCTTAGATCAGATTTAAGAATAGGAAGGTCTTATTAACAAGAAAACTAATAGAATTTATTAAGAGTAATGGTTGAATTAAATTCCTTACTGAATAAAAAAGTTACAAAGGTAAAAAAATGATCAATAGATTAATCCAATAAATCCAATTAAACTGATAACATTCAGCCATAACAATTGTTACGAACACCAACAACTAGTCCTAGCTTACAATGTAAATTTCACAAATTTAGCTGATTCACTCTCTAGCGGCTTCAAACTACCCATTAAATGGTAGTTTTCTCCCTGAATCTGAAACATCACGTCCAAGGGATGTAAATGAAAAAACGGTTGTGCGTAAAAGTGATTTGTTCTGAGGAAATTTTTCCATAGTGATTTGTTGTGTGTAGAAACGGTTGTGAGTATAAATGTATGGAActtcatatatttataagaaatgcttaatataattaaatcgtatgccaaaaaaataaaattaaatcgtacGAATTAATTGTTAGAGAATATCTTGCCGTATTTTAGGAAATTGcaatattttaaagaatttttaaaacattctTGCAAAAGGCGGGATTTCGTatctttgaaaatattatataaattggtCTACATTAAATTTGGTATGACAACAATATATAAGGATTCACATTAATGGTAAGACAATAATACTATTGAAAGGAATTTATTATACAATCATACAACATAAATTCGGCTGCGCAAATCTCAAAATTCACAATAATAACGAAAATCTAGCAACATACAACTTGCCAAATAGGATTTCTAACCataaacaatttatttaatatgGATATATCTAACACATGTGCAATTGACACGAATATATttcaatctatcttattaaaacagaaacattacaacttcttctaggtggatttttaagttggaccttatgtaattaatgttatattaatctatattattaaagttgaagtacacattagagatgtttggaaacaaagatagtagaataaatgaaatatgtttggcaacatggatagtagagatgtgtactttcttttatttacacatttagccattgtattttcactaaattaataacaaatgagaattgcttagaaacataaataacatatttaatacttctttttatttaaacatttagccattgtttttataataaattaaacaactttctttctatattttttttttacaattctgtcactatatttacaattctttttatttacaattctttatagtgaaaataaaaacacaaactgaaatataaatagtatattatataaaacaatttaaaaacagtattattaccttatttagtttagtcaaatagaAAAATTCcaagagttcaatttttttttaaaaaatcataaaattaataataattcaaagaaaactaatgcaaaaaatgaaaactttgaGACACGGATAAAATTACgtcaagaataaaaaaataatggcttatgttattaataaaaattggaaattcactatattagttttaaaatatacaaaatggactaatctaactACCTAAAAAGATTGTTTTGtctaaataatcataaaataaaatttaaattttatatacatatttcaaatcaaaataataatttaaaatttatttatatcaaaaattaattttaaatatgcatatattcaaaaatttatttttactaaaatattttccaataaccattatttataagatggtatatacaaaatactattacttatatgattatttatatgatggaccattTTTTTTTGACGTCGAAAGGgtattctattatttatatgatggccaatacaattaattatatgatgacatatatatgatacatgtTTGAGTTTCGGATTTGTTTGAGTTTCGGATTTTcaggatcaaagatttcagctccattcatatatttctaaatttcagttcgaattatgactagggctgggcgttcaggtatccattcgggttcgtttcagttctgcttgggttttgggtttctgaggtcaaagatttcagccccatttagatatttctaaatttcagttcgaattatattcagatatattatttttaaaattcattatatattttgaatttcttaaaatctataaataaaataatatattgtatataaatttgaataaaatatgtcagaatacctaaacttaacatataaattggtttggtttaaattttggatcaaaaatcaataattattttaaatatttttggtgttttgagtgtacttcaactatgttagatatttatacttgactattttatatatttcaaaatttaaaccaacctaaaagtatcatatatattttggatgtttttatatacatcaaaactaaaaatattgtttaaacaaaacatcaatgtaaaagtattgtacagttgcgttctaaaattatttattttaacaacaagtcaaataaatatgttgattggatagagaataaaaaaaaaccagagaaacacatagtttatcagagacactttatgtgtcgaatttattataaagaaagtttcactaaaataaatacattcaataactacaaacatataatatatttcataaaagtggaAATTgtatccgcgctttcgaagcgcgggtcaaaatctagtaaattgTAAGCCAGAAGAATAGATTCTAGTTTGGTAATGTAATTATAGATTCAAACTACTCATACCCATAGCCTGTCCAATTGCTATACTAATGCTATACTCAAGCTAACGAAAGTCAATTTCAAGTCCAATTGCTATACTAATGCTTTATCTCCTTAAACTAATTATTCTTGTCAAAGCAGATGTAAAACTAAACTAACTTAAAACATTATTAGTAAACTCCTACTCACCGAATATACTCTACACATTATAAACAACTAAGCTAatcaatcataaataaatatgaaaaataaatatgaagaCATAAGAACTTAATTAAACGATTAAGTTTATGATAATACTaggatcggcccgccctacgggcgggatgtgaaTTCTTAAACAATTTTTGCAGTTTCAGTATatgtataataaaaattatttgtttatttttttatatttttcatgtgTTCTTATGAGGTATGTATACTATTATGATTTATCGCTTAAAAATAATTGactgtttttatgttttatactttttacttttgttttactGAGGCGTATATATGAGAGTTTCATATATCGTTTGCGTTATTTTTTCtatcaatttatttttagttctatcaatatattttattactgaGGTGTATATATGGGAGCTACACCCGGgatttttctattaaatttatttttagttctatcattttactttattttattatatatttacatttattattaaaatataaattactacTTTTAAAGAAAATGGACTTTTAGTTTGTTAATTTTTGGTCAAGCAGATTTatgtatattgtttttaatataactttgaaatttcatttttaatgaaaaagatCTTTTAAccaaatcatttattttaaaattttgtgaatcttatataataaagttggctttttttttctccttgggGGTTTTAATGCCATGTGGCACACtccttttaataattgtttttcttaatttatatttaatatgttttaatgtTAGTTATGAAAGacattgaattttaaaaaatttcttcaTAAAAACCCAAGCATTTATAACAATGTTTTGAACCCGAACCATAGCCACTGTTGAATCGGTAAACTCTCCAACCCAATATAAATTGGATTTAAGTTTTGTGAAAAAGCCAAAATTTAAAACTCCAATTAAAACCTCCAAAAACTCactgaaacccaaaacccgataCTGGTTgcaccactggttgaaccaatagataatttttttttagtttttgttattttttaaattatgttttatattctaaatttccaattatcttatataataaagttgagtttttttcctCTCTAGGAGGAAACCCAATGTCATTTGGAAcactctttttaataattaaaatattttcttaaattatatttaataggttttaatgttaattatgaAAGATATTGGGTTTTTAAACTTTTCCTCATAAAAGCCCAAGCGTTTATAACAATGTTTTGAACCCGAACCGGAACCACTATTGAACCGGTAAACTCCGCGACCCAATATAAATCTTGTTtgagttttgtaaaaaaaacccaaaatttaaaaccccaatttaaaacctcaaaaaacTCACTAAAACCCGAAATCCAATACCGGTTACACCACTTGTTGAATCAATagataattttctttaaaaaagtttttagttatgttttatattataaatttacaattgtaaagttagatttttttcagttttattaccGTCTTCCTATTCTTCTACACTACAATTTACGTTTACAAGGAAGGTGAGTAAGCGTGATCGTGCTCGACCCACACATCCGTAAAACAATCTCAAGGACGATCAAGCTTATTATTCCTGTACATTACAATTTACGTTTGCAAGAAAAGTGAGTAAGTTATTTCTTATTTAACTTATAACAAgtcattacatttttaatttacagatcaaaaagaataagatcgtatgatcatgtggattacaaaacatgttttgaatTGTTGAAGAACAAGAACATGGCGAATTGttggtaagttttaaaatttagagaaaattaaaattagttgatgtgatttggtgttaatttatttttgttattgacaatttactgatatgatgttttaattttggtttattttgcattggaagtttaatttattattcacattcgacataaatatttgtgaattgtatgtcttgatttttttagatgtcataactcttatgttacaaattttttaaatagtctaaactatttcctaatattttgtatgtcaaatgaagataaaaatatagaaaccaaggttaagtattttctaaatgttttaagcataaaatagataaatatcaaaactattatataaaattttcatagctaatatattattatataataaaattaattcatttattaacatACGGTTCATCAGCGGTTGGTCCAATAACTCATTGATCCGATCAATTCAGTGATCCGATCAATCGTCAGATTCAGTGTCTGGATAGAGTTTCAGAATCACGGTTTATaggttttctttatatttgatgttgactATGGAGAATAGAACTTCTATGATTCTCCATAGTCAACAATCTATATCACTTTCATAAATTCGACCCACATGATCCGTATGACCAAAAATCTTAAACCCGCATCCGCCCGCCAAAACCCGTGGGTAAACCGTCTTATCCGCgagtaataataattatattaaaaactaattattttaattatatattaatattttaattatatattaattattttcattatatattaattattttcattatatattaattattaaaaataatattaaaataataaattacaactaaaattataaaaatatttaatatgttaatatatttttacgaaatataaaagaaataaaaactttttttttgaattttgcgGGTCGACGGATACCCACGACTCATATTCGGctgacccgcacccgccccgcttAAACTAATCTTAACCCACACCCGCACTCGCAGTTCGAAAATTTTAAACCGATCTACCCACATCCGCTCCGCGGCGGGTCAAACGGAGCGGAGCCCCCGGGATTTGAATTAAATTCCCAACTCTACTAACCACTATCaaaaagattagaaaatatcattttatacatattttcatttcatatttttagaatattttatttactaagatcatataataaattataaattcatgtaaCAATACAACAtatgaacccggcgcgtagcgccggaatatcaCTAGTTAAGAAAATGAAGTAAAACTAAATCGACTCATCATTGACATCGAAACACACATGCAAGCATTTGCCACTGCTATTATAAGCAAATCAAGAAGTTCGTAAGTTTTATTTGAACCAAGATAATAACCATGAAAGTCATCCAAAGTCCAAACCATTGCAGCCATTGGGGTAGTTATTTTCGATAACATATTTATTGCATCatcttaaatttctttttccaTTTAAGCAATTAATGCAATCATTTATCATAAAGcctattttaaaaaagttaatcTTGGAGTTGTATTGAGCcgaattataatttaatttggttAAGAACCGAAGAATTTTTTAGATTaggtttaataatttaattgtcTTCTTCATGTCTACTACTCATCTCTTTTCGGCAACAGAACGAACACACAGCCACTGACCAAGAAAACTAAAACACTTCGCACGTCTCTCTAATCTCCAGCGATGGAGAGCTTTGCACTTCTCTCTCTCCACCACTACTTCATTCTCCCACCGCCATCCCTCACGCCGGTCTCTCCTCCGCGGCATCCCATCGAGATCTCCGCCACCAACCATctctctcccttctcttccaACTATCCGATCTCACTCCGTTCAACCTCTCGACTTCCCTCTTCTCAAACCAATCCCTTGCTTCTCCACAACACGGATCGCTGCCGTACCACGCGACGACGCCcttcctcctccaccaccttcTGAATCACGTCCTCTCAACCGCCGCAGGAGCGAAACTACTCTCCTAATTAATCAGTATGAAATATAGGAAGAGCAGATGGATTCAAGGGGATGAATCTCACCTTTATTTATACTGATCTTGGTACCGTCTCCAAGATCGAAAGGAAGACACTTCGTGGTGGAGCCAATAAATGAGATTTATAAAGAAGCCATTAATCACACTGTTTCAGGTAGTGAGAGGAAGCGCAAAGGTCACCGGATCGCCGCCGCCTGAACAGGAGAGCCGAACTGTTTGTAAGTCGTATTAGGGTTAGAGACTGCAACTGAAGGGGCCGTGAAGGCGACACAATCTCGGAAGCCCAAACAAACCAAATAAACAATTCAAGCCCAAATATAAGATTGAATTAATGAAACGCTGCATCAAAGACACATGACACATGTCGACTCCATGTTCAATGAATTTTTGACCTGTCGTCTGACGTGTCAGCAGGAAAGAAACAactcttttttataataatagatcCCAAAAAACCGGTTCCAGAAGACCgaaaaaaacacataaatttTAACAAACGTTTTGAGAGTTTAAAGCAAAGGGTTTAATCAGCGAACATGGTTGGTACACCAAGCTTTTACCAATCAATGGTAGGAACCTTCACATCAGCCATCCTCGCTTCTGCAAGCCTCAGCTCCGATTCAAGGGTTTCCTTGTCAAGTTTCACTTCATACTCCGGGATGAACTTGTCAAGTAAGTCCAGTTGAGCGGTGATAGCCCTCACTTCACCCTCTGCTTCAGCCTTCTCTACCAAAGCTTCCATTTGCTTCTTCTGCATACAGAGCATAGCCCTATAATGCTCTTGGGTTTCCAGTTTCGCCTTCTTGAAAGCCTCCTTAGGAGTTTCACAATACTCATCATCTTCAAGAGGACGTTTAAGCTTCAAATCCTTGTTTACTGCCATTTTTACCTGCTAATTCTcaaaatacaaaacaataatCAATCTTAAACATACGAATGCTAATCTTGGAAACGATTATATccaatccaaaatatttaaatttcagtaATAACTAACTTCTCACACATCTAATTTCGGTTAAAAGTTATCTATACAAATAAAAAGGTAAACTTACTCCGGTTTTTCCAACAATATAAAAACGTCTCAAATAAAGGTTAATtctttgttttgatcttatcTTTCTCAAAATAGAGAAAGGAAATTTGCCAATATGGAACAACTTAGCTATAGCATTGTCCCCTTAGAACAAAATCAACTTTTGTCACATTTAGACATTGACTAcccttttttatataaaaattcacATAAAATTTTtacaaagcaaaaaaatatggaaaatagtAAAGTTGATGTAGACAAGCATGTgcatataagattttttttttttgattcaaaagatgtttgaataataatttcaaaaataggGTAAATGTGTTAGTAAATCAAATCTACCATCTACGGCGGTTTAGAATATGTAatctaaaacacacacaatttTCTAAAGCCGGTATGAGGCACATTATACGGAATACATATACAACTACTACCGTAGAATATGAAATGCACCCTTCCTTCTATTATCTGCCCTAACGGTAGATTAAAATGTGTAAACATTTCCTTATTATCCACTACGCTAGAAAATACTCTCTAAAATAAGTCTTTTTATCTACGGAAGTATCTTACGTATCTTAcgttttattctattttctaaATTGGTAGAATGTATGTTCTAGACGGTTTGTAAACATAATCCGAGAATCTTGCTAAAAACGGTTATTAAATATTCTCTAAATCTTTTAAATCttctattttcctttttaattgtTATTTCCTAAAATTTAGTCTTCTTCCTAACTAAAACACGATTTGGAAAAATTGTGTGAGTTCTTCTCCTAGTTCTTCTCCTttcttttcctaattttttaCAAAGCTTTGTCTCTCtaaaatatgaagattcacATATACGCTTGATGTGGTTTGTGGAAATCATCCATAAAGAATGGATGGGGATTTCTTGTTGATGACGAAAAAGGATGCAGGTTACTTACTTTGGACACAAGTTCCACCTTTGATGACCTAAAGGTTATGGTGTGTGAATACTTTGGACTTGATATAAACGTGGTCAAAATGGAGCTGAGTTACTTACCTTCTGATTTGATAAATAGTATCGACTCACCACCTGTTATCATCACCAATGATCGGCAAGTTAGGAATTTTCTTACATATGTGAAGAATAAAGTCTCAACGCGATTTTCTGTGACTATTCAATCTAAGCTCGAGAAAAGCAATACCAGAGACGATTTTGAGTTGAGTGAAGAAGCTACTGAGTCGCCTAACAGAGAGGAAGATCCAATGGAGTGTGACGACTCAGATGATATGGATTCAGAAGAAGATGTCGAGGTACATGACAATGATGATGACAAATAGTGTGCCAAAGAGAAGAGCAATGGAAATGGTGTTCGACTATAAGCTTGTAAAATCGGATAAAAATGTGGTACATTCGTTGCGCAGATGATGATTGCAGCTGGAGTGTTCGTGCAGAGGGTTTAACTGGTTCATCTTATTATATCATCAAAAAGCATGTACCTGATCATTCATGTGCTCCATCTAGAAGGAACGGTTCTATTCGGACAGCTTCAGCAGAAACAATTGGTACTCTGCTTATGCATATGTATGAAACTGCTAAAGAAGGGCCGAGATCTAATGATATAATGCGATATATGCGTTCAGAACATGGAGTTGAGATATCCTATTCTTTGGCTTGGGACACACGTGAGTATGCAATCAACGCAGTGCAAGGTATTCCAGAGAAAGACtataaaaaattccaaaatacttgcacATGATGAGGGAAGCTAATCCAGGGACACACACGTCTTACGAAGCATATTCTAAAGGGAGATTCAGATTCCTCTTCATCTCATTTGGTCAGAGTCTTCGCGGTTTCCATGCTACAATTCGAAAAGTTATTGTTGTGGACGGGACGTTCTTGAAGagaaaatacaaaagaattATTACTGGTTGCTACTGCATTAGATGAAAACTCGAATTTATATCCTATTGCATTTGGAGTTGTCAACTCAGAGAATGACCTCTCGTGGAACTGGTTTATGAGACAACCTAATCTGGTCATTGCTGCGAGCATAGTTTGGCTTTTGTGTCTGATAGGAATTCCTCAATTGCTAAAGCTATTACGAAAGTGTACCCGCAAGCTCATCATGGAATATGCATTCACCACTTGCTGAATAATGTTGTAACATATTTCAGTGGGAAATGTATAGCTGGTTTGGTTGCAAAGGCTTCTAAAGCTTATCGAACTGCTGATTTTCGTAAGCTGTTCACTGCTATTTACTCTATTAGTCCTGAAATTGGAAATTATCTCATAGAAGCTGATGTGAGGAAGTGGGCTCGTTGTCAATTCTCGGGTTACATGTATGATATCAGGACTACAAATTCTGCGGAGTCGATAAATTCCGCTTTGCGTAGGCCTAGAGAGTTTCCAATAATACCTTTGTTGGACATCATTAGGGAAATGATGACTCGATGGTTTTTCGAATGTAGAACTTTATGTTATAAGTACTCAAAGCCACTGACCATTGTTGTCGAGTAGAAAATTGACAGAAGGATTGAGAAGGGTAAAAAGTTTAAGGTCTTCCCAGTTAGCGATGACATGTTTTTGGTTAAAGGTGACACTTTTGACTGTATGGTTGACTTGGTCAGACGCACGTGTTCTTGTGGGAAGTTTGATCTGATGAAAATCCCATGCAGGCACGCCATAAAAGCATGCTTCGGTGTTGGAATGAAAGCACACACGCTCACAGACGACATATACTCTACTGCCTCATGGTACTCTACTTATGAAGAAAGCATAAATCCTATTGGTGTACCTGAAGATGCATGGACTGTTCCATCTCATGTGGAGCAGTCGAAAGTCCTTCCTTCAGAGAGTAGAGGAGCTGCAGGTAGAAGAAAGAAACGCAGATACGAGACAGACGAAGATAAGATCTGTTCGTCACAAAGAAATCAAGGCTCTTTAGGTCGCAAATGCAGCCGATGTAGGATTCGAGGGCACGATAGGAGAACATGTGATCGAGCAATATTGGATACTCTGTTCGTTTCATGCAAGCTTTGTTCATCTCGTTTATGCAAATTgtgtttcagttttttttcttgtcgaATTCAGATTTTCGAAGTTATGTTACTGATTATTTTTTGTCGAATTAAGATTTTGAAAGttatgtttcatttttgttCTTGTCGAATTCAGATTGGTTATGATAATCTGTTCGAGGCTTGGCAAAAAACTGGAAATCAGATTGGTTCAATCTTCGAAGATGTAACTTGAATCAGAAAACCATTACAATATCAATTATTTTTGGACCAGAGACATAATAAACCGAAAAGGGTTTCTACGCATCCTACATCAAGCGCAGTCTTATGGTTCATAACTTCTTCCCACACTGTCTTCT is a genomic window containing:
- the LOC108813205 gene encoding uncharacterized protein LOC108813205 codes for the protein MGPPMPTVENQDVHASPQFALLNYLNGSVVEDALVWFPFPGGDDITHQIKNSRLCNREEFDRMLWNINEGIPSRCWCGKGIVTYVLKTEENPYRRFFRCEIGLQVKMAVNKDLKLKRPLEDDEYCETPKEAFKKAKLETQEHYRAMLCMQKKQMEALVEKAEAEGEVRAITAQLDLLDKFIPEYEVKLDKETLESELRLAEARMADVKVPTIDWRVVSLLRRLRGRDSEGGGGGRASSRGTAAIRVVEKQGIGLRRGKSRG